GATTTGATATGggaaattgcttttctttctttcattttctaaaagttgtttttaaaaattggctgcTTCACATGGTACCGACTTGGGAATCCGTGAATAAGTGACGGGAGTCAGTGTGGAGGTTTGGCTTCTTCAAGGGAAACCTGAAAGTCTGATAACAGCAATAAGACTGTGAAGTTGGTCACTGAATAGCTAAGATTGAgatgtgtaaatatataaagtaagaATATTTGGGAAAGAGCTTGCTGCTTAGCTAGGGACAGTCACTCATGTTCTTCGTGTTGTCCTGTGTGTGTGGAGATTAGGAGCTCAGAGGAAATTACAGAATTTAACACAGAGTTTGTTTTAGGCAGAGACACCAAGACACCAACAACTCTTCCAAAGAGCATCCCTATTTCTGTTCCTGGACCCTCTGGAACAAGCACTCCATCGACAAGTAAGAAACAACTTCTTCTCatgtctcctttttccctttttgaattttctaaaaattaattacagGGAAAGTCACTCCATGGAATGAAATTCTAAAATGCCTTTTACCTTTCATCATTCATTATTTCGGGAGTTCTTGGCGGCAGTAGGGGTAAGAGATGCTCCAGTTAGCTCAGACTCAGGAATGGAAGCTGGACACATTTGTGCCTCATGAAAGTAGGGGTTGGGGTTGGCGAGGCGATGGGCTTGGCACAGCTAAACGTGAACTGAACAGCTGCACTTTCCTTGTGCTTATTCCTTCAggcaaagaaatcaagaaatccaAACTGATTCGAAGCCAGTCTTTTAATAATCAAGCTTTTCATGCAAAATATGGCAACTTAGACAAGTGTCCTAGGTATGATCTGTCCACTCTTCTTCACGTTTTaacccaatttttattttacagttccacatctttatttttgt
This Ailuropoda melanoleuca isolate Jingjing unplaced genomic scaffold, ASM200744v2 unplaced-scaffold72341, whole genome shotgun sequence DNA region includes the following protein-coding sequences:
- the LOC117800556 gene encoding serine/threonine-protein phosphatase 4 regulatory subunit 4-like produces the protein MSDKTFEKKRRDTKTPTTLPKSIPISVPGPSGTSTPSTSKEIKKSKLIRSQSFNNQAFHAKYGNLDKCPRNTTPMVLCNDVTESICCFRREVVLCAYTPQPLSGYGHAPFAKWLWTSTCH